The Penaeus chinensis breed Huanghai No. 1 chromosome 21, ASM1920278v2, whole genome shotgun sequence genome has a window encoding:
- the LOC125036661 gene encoding uncharacterized protein LOC125036661, whose product MSDAADIDYFALGLEDFDESARLLEDDFFPREPLSIGTHLVTSASTGKIGRKLRECLASGVSFGARDVKTRSLVAVRLSYTATKEHSADEDPVDEEKSEYEIKVSGLIEEVASKVDVFQDHDVNKVLYMYMLCVRRNYGGRGIGKKLVRMTMERGKDLGCQLAFTTITNVLSGRIFAGLGYETRYTLDMSTPEGDRGMDLAAMDGNRTVRIMTIRL is encoded by the exons ATGAGCGACGCTGCGGACATAGACTACTTCGCGTTAGGACTCGAGGACTTCGACGAATCAGCCAGACTGCTCGAGGACGATTTCTTCCCAAGGGAGCCACTC AGCATCGGAACACACTTGGTCACTTCAGCATCGACTGGAAAGATCGGAAGGAAACTGAGGGAATGTCTTGCCTCCGGAGTGTCCTTCGGTGCCAGGGACGTCAAGACAAGATCCTTGGTGGCGGTCCGGTTGTCTTATACGGCGACGAAGGAGCATTCCGCTGACGAAGATCCTGTTGATGAGGAGAAAAGTGAATATGAG ATTAAAGTATCTGGACTGATAGAAGAAGTAGCATCCAAAGTTGATGTATTCCAAGATCACGATGTAAACAAGGTactttatatgtacatgttatgTGTTCGGAGGAACTACGGAGGCCGCGGCATTGGGAAGAAACTAGTtcgg ATGACCATGGAGCGTGGAAAGGACCTGGGCTGCCAGCTGGCGTTCACGACGATCACCAACGTGCTCTCGGGCCGCATCTTCGCCGGCCTGGGCTACGAGACCCGCTACACGCTGGACATGTCCACGCCGGAGGGCGACAGGGGGATGGACCTCGCGGCCATGGACGGCAACAGGACGGTGCGCATCATGACAATACGCCTATAA